In the genome of Bryobacteraceae bacterium, one region contains:
- the mtgA gene encoding monofunctional biosynthetic peptidoglycan transglycosylase gives MKTGTTSPERVVSPDTTRTARPGLRRWQVMMLALLGAVGGAYGALAAGMVYLRWLRPPTTMVQAQRRVESWFAPGPYRKQTEWRPLAQLGRRLPHAVIAAEDTGFYEHEGIDWDELEKAFQERRRGGMRGASTISQQLVKNLYFTTHRNPVRKIAEFALVPALETILPKDRILELYLNVVEWGPGVYGAEAAARYHYRTSAARLTRDQASRLAAILPAPRRRNPARAGRYAAIVQQRMSALGW, from the coding sequence ATGAAGACCGGCACAACTTCGCCGGAGCGAGTGGTTTCCCCCGACACGACCCGCACCGCACGGCCAGGACTCCGCCGGTGGCAGGTGATGATGCTGGCGCTGCTCGGGGCGGTCGGCGGAGCCTACGGAGCGCTCGCCGCCGGGATGGTGTACCTGCGATGGCTGCGCCCGCCAACCACGATGGTGCAGGCCCAGCGGCGCGTGGAGTCCTGGTTCGCTCCGGGGCCGTATCGCAAACAGACTGAATGGCGCCCGCTCGCTCAGCTTGGCCGGCGCCTCCCCCACGCGGTCATCGCCGCCGAGGATACCGGATTCTACGAACACGAAGGCATCGATTGGGATGAACTCGAAAAGGCGTTCCAGGAGCGCCGGCGCGGCGGGATGCGCGGCGCTTCCACTATCAGCCAACAGCTCGTGAAGAACCTCTACTTCACGACGCATCGAAACCCGGTCCGGAAGATCGCCGAGTTCGCCCTCGTCCCCGCGCTCGAGACCATTCTGCCGAAGGATCGAATCCTCGAGTTGTATCTCAATGTCGTCGAGTGGGGCCCGGGTGTCTACGGCGCTGAAGCGGCCGCGCGTTACCACTACCGTACGTCCGCCGCGCGGCTCACACGGGATCAGGCATCGCGCCTCGCGGCGATTCTGCCCGCGCCCCGCCGCCGCAATCCGGCCCGCGCGGGACGCTACGCGGCCATTGTGCAGCAGCGGATGTCAGCGCTTGGCTGGTGA